acgtatgttgaaaaaatgaagatattagactattttatgattgcaaatggtaaagaatgtgattaaaggctcttttcctatttcaaaagttttagttttcgagggtaatagctatgtctgtggaaaaaatgaagatattagactattttatgattgcacatggtaaagaatgtgattaaaggctattttcctatttcaaaagttttagttttcgagggtaatagctacatatgttgaaataatgaagatattaaacaattttttgattgcaaatggtaaagaatgtgattaaaggcttttttcctatgtcaaaagttttagttttcgagggtaatagctacgtatgttgaaaaaatgtagatattagactattttatgattgcaaatggtaaagaatgtgattaaaggctcttttcgtatttcaaaagttttagttttcgacggtaatagctacgtatgttgaaaaaatgaagatattagactattttattattgcaaatggtaaagaatgtgattaaaggctcttttcctatgtcaaaagttctagttttgaagggtaatagctgcgtatgttgaaaaaatgatgatattagactattttatgattgcaaatggttaagaatgtgattaaaggctcttttcctatttcaaaagttttagttttcgaaggtaatagctatatctgttgagaaaatgaagatattagactattttatgattgcacatggtaaagaatgtgattaaaggctcttttcctatttcaaaagttttagttttcgagggtaatagctacgtatgttgaaaaaatgaagatattagactattttatgattacaaatggtaaagaatttgattaaaggctcttttcctatgtcaaaagttttagttttcgagagtaatagcaacgtatgttgaaaaaatgaagatattagactattttatgattgcaaatggtaaagaatgtgattataggctcttttcctatttcaaaagttttagttttcgagggtaatagctacgtatgttgaataaatgaagatattagactattttatgattgcacatggtaaagaatgttattaaaggctcttttcctatgtcaagagttttagttttcgaggggtaatagcttttctgtggaaaaaatgaagatattagacaattttatgattgcaaattgtaaagaatgtgattaaagctcttttcctatttcaaaagttttagttttcgggggtaatagctacgtatgttgaaaaaatgaagatattagactattttatgattgcaaatggtaaagaatgtgattaaaggctcttttcctatgtcaaaagttttagttttcgagggtaatagctacgtatgttggaaaaatgaagatattagactattttatgtttgcaaatggtaaagaatgtgattaaaggctcttttcctatttcaaaagttttagttttcgagggtaatagctacgtatgttgaaaaaatgaagatattagactattttatgattgcaaatggtaaagaatgtgattaaaggctcttttcctatttcaaaagttttagttttcgatggtaatagctacgtatgttgaaaaaaatgaagatattagcctattttatgattgcaaatggtaaagaatgtgattaaaggctcttttcctatttcaaaagttttagttttcgagggtaatagctatgtatgttgaaaaaatgaagatattagactattttatgattgcacatggtaaagaatgtgattaaaggctcttttcttatgtcaaaagttttagttttagagggtaatagctaagtatgttgaaaaaatgaagatattagactattttatgattgcacatggtaaagaatgtgattaaaggctcttttcctatgtcaaaagttttagttttcgagggtaatagctacgtacgttgaaaaaatgaagatattagactattttatgattgcaaatggtaaaaaatgtgattaaaggctcttttcctatgtcaaaagttttagttttcgagggtaatagctacgtatgttgaaaaaaatgaagatattagacaaattatgattgcaaatggtaaagaatgggattaaaggctcttttcctatttcaaaagttttggttttcgagggtaatagctatgtctgtggaaaaaatgaagatattagactattttatgattgcacatggtaaaaaatgtgattaaaggctcttttcctaattcaaaagttttagtgttcgagggtaatatctacgtatgttgaaaaaatgaaaatattagactattttatgattgcacatggtaaagaatgtgattaaaggctcttttcctatttcaaaagttttagttttcgagggtaatagctacgtatgttgaaaaaatgaagatagtagactattttatgattgcacatggtaaagaatgtgattaaaggctcttttcctatttcaaaagttttagttttcgtgggtaatagctacgtatgttgaaaaaatgaagatattagactattttatgattgcacatggtaaagaatgtgattaaaggctcttttcctatttcaaaagttttagttttcgagggtaatagctatgtttgtggaaaaaaaatgaagatattagactattttatgattgcacatggtaaagaatgtgattaaaggctcttttcctatgtcaaaagttttagttttcgagggtaatagctacgtatgttgaaaaaatgaacatattagactattttgtgattgcacatggtaaagaatgtgattaaaggctcttttcctatttcaaaagttttagttttcaagggtaatagctacgtatgttgaaaaaatgaagatattagactattttatgattgcaaatggtaaagaatgtgtaaaaaaatgaagatattagactattttatgattgcaaatggtaaagaatgtgattaaaggctcttttcctatttcaaaagttttagttttcgagcgtaatagttatgtctctggaaaaatgaagatattagactattttatgattgcacatggtaaagaatttgattaaaggctcttttcctgtttaaaaagttttagttttcgagggtaatagctttgtctgtggaaaaaatgaagatattagactattttatgattgcacatggtaaagaatgtgattaaaggctcttttcctatttcaaaagttttagttttcgagggtaatagctacatatgttgaaaaaatgaagatattacactattctatgattgcaaataataaagaatgtgattaaaggctcttttcctatttcaaatctattttgaattagctacgtatgttgaaaaaatgaagatattagactattttatgattgcacatgttaaagaatgtgattaaaggctcttttcctatttcaaaagttttagttttcgagggtaatagctacgtatgttgaaaaaatgaagatattagactatcttatgattgcacatggtaaagaacgtgattaaaggctcttttcctatttcaaaagttttagttttcgagggtaatagctacgtatgttgaaaaaatgaagatattagactttttttgtgattgcaaatggtaaagaatgtgattaacccTATAGAGACAATTGttgtagaaaaacaaaactatactCTTTGAGCTTAGACTGACATcttgccgtaaaaaaatattgcttttagCAGCATCTTTCGATTTTGCTGAAAGATGGCAATCGATTGATGCCTTCGGGGAGCTGCTGTGTGACGCCTGGCCTACGAAGTTAGTCACTAAACCAAAGGATAAGAAAAACGAATGAAAAGGTGAGCAATTTTTAAAGCCAGAAactggaaataaaatgaaaaggtgGGAGATTCCTTGTATGTCATATgtgtataaaatatatacaatttaaaattactgTAGTTGAAATTCACAAAGTGTGCAAGAATTTGGATCAGTAGCAATATACATTTCCTCATGTTGTAAAACTACAACATCGGACGATCGTAGCTCAAAATTGTGAAACGAATAACGCGTACCAAAAATGCTTATGCgataataaacaaaacatattgTTTGTCTTAGGCTTGTGGTTGTTACTATTATAGACCAGCGAATCCATAGAAATAATCTATGTTATATTTTAGaagtgaaataatttttgttttctttctagaTGGCGGAATCTTACGACAGACTAAAAAAACGAGCTCAAAATCGCCGAATTGATGCAGAAGAGGCCGCCAAGTATATTTTTGACATTCCAGAAGACATGTTGTTGGACTTGTCCGACGATGATGATGACAATGATCCAGATTTCCTGTCTCCAGAAGATCTTATCGATGATCCTGATGAAGACTTATTGCCTCTACTGGACAATCCCCACTTCTTTTTGGAACAGGATGACGTCGACGCTAACACTGAACCCAGCGACGATTACTCGGTGGAAActccaccctccaatcaccAACAGCAACCAGGAACAGCAAGTGCTggaaaatcaaagaagaaattgaaagtCCAAGAAAAATTCGGCTGGAGAAAAGTAGAGATAGAAAAAGTCGATCTGTCTTGGAAAGGAGAGCCTCGCCAAGTTCCAGGCATCTTGGAGACTCCACTGAAATActtcaaaaaattctttgaCGATGAATTTCTTGAGCTGATAGCTGAACAAAGTAACCTCTTTGCACTTCAAAACTAAGGGATGCAACCTCTGCCTCACTGTCGAAGAGCTAAAAGGTTTCATGAGCATTATGCTATTATTGGGGGTGATAAGAGTTCCCTATTATCGAATGCACTGGGAAGCAGCTACCAGATACCCACAAATTGCCGACAAGATGGGCCGACAAAGATTTGATAAAATCAAACGTTTTCTTCACTTCAACGACAACAGTAAAGCTAAGAAACCTGGAGAACAAGGATTTGACAAGCTATACAAGATTCGACCTGTCCTGGGTCATATCCGTTCCAAGTTTCTTGAAGTCACTCCCGAAGAACACCATTCAATTGACGAGCAAATGATTCCTTTCAAGGGGCGAAGCAGCTTGAGACAATATCTGCCGAAAAAGCCGACGAAGTGGGGAATGCTCAAAATCAAAGGATTTCCTTGTATTGGTACGTTGAACAAAACACGACTGAAGGGCTGCCTGCTCCTCACAGATGGTGAAATGAAGAAACGAGAGAGAGGAACTTCAGATTACAGGACTGACATTCATTCTGGCGTTATTGTAGTGAAATGGTTAGATAACAACACGGTTTGCTTGGCTTCGACGTATGCAGGAATAACACCACAGGATACGTGCAGACGCTGGAACGTCAAGGATAAATCCAGGGTTGAAGTTTCAAGGCCAGCCATTGTTTATGAGTACAACCGTCATATGGGTGGCGTAGATTTAGTGGACATGCTGGTGGAGATGTGCCGAAATCATCTTCGGACACGAAAATGGTATATGAGAATCTTCTGGTGGCTTATTGACACAACAGTCTGCAATAGCTGGCTTCTTTTCAGGTCAGACGTCAAAGCGCTGACATTAAGGAGAGACGAACCGATGATCTTGAGAACCTTCAGGTCTGAAGTTGCTGCAGGATTGTATGCCTCGGCGCGTGTAATGCCCCAACTAAGACGTGGAGGACCATCCGCAGATGTCGAAGCAAGTCCTAGCCCCATTCGAAGTCTTAACCGAATCCGAACGGCAATGTCTGCTCAAGCTGATGGACTTGATCACTGGCCAAAAAAGACTGACAAGCAGAGCCGCTGCAAAGAGTGCAAATCAGGATATACCACCTTCGAATGCGAAAAAT
This genomic stretch from Artemia franciscana unplaced genomic scaffold, ASM3288406v1 Scaffold_4513, whole genome shotgun sequence harbors:
- the LOC136043327 gene encoding piggyBac transposable element-derived protein 3-like; the encoded protein is MHWEAATRYPQIADKMGRQRFDKIKRFLHFNDNSKAKKPGEQGFDKLYKIRPVLGHIRSKFLEVTPEEHHSIDEQMIPFKGRSSLRQYLPKKPTKWGMLKIKGFPCIGTLNKTRLKGCLLLTDGEMKKRERGTSDYRTDIHSGVIVVKWLDNNTVCLASTYAGITPQDTCRRWNVKDKSRVEVSRPAIVYEYNRHMGGVDLVDMLVEMCRNHLRTRKWYMRIFWWLIDTTVCNSWLLFRSDVKALTLRRDEPMILRTFRSEVAAGLYASARVMPQLRRGGPSADVEASPSPIRSLNRIRTAMSAQADGLDHWPKKTDKQSRCKECKSGYTTFECEKCELPLCLTAKSNCFKAFHTK